The genomic DNA CGATACCTTTCCAGGTGCTTGTCGACCactccgccggcgccggcataACGCTCCACCTGCTCGGCGCAGCGACCGATGAAGAGCCTGGGGTCCATGAGGCCATCGACCTCACCCCAGATGGGTTTCTGCAAAGCCATGGTCAGTTGGAAAAACGTAGAAACAATGGTTTGTTTGCGCGGGCTTACGAAAAAGTCGGTTCGCTTGATGCGCTCGATCAGGTCGTTGCTACCGCCCTCCATCTTGACGTGGTAGGCAGCCTCGCGCGACAACAGGCGGATCTCCTCGTGCGCAACCTGGCGCGAGGCGCCGTGGTTGACCATGCGGATGAGGATCTCTTCGCTGGCCATGTAGGGCAGCTCCTGCATCAGCTGGGAGTTGATGACGGCagggaagacgacgaggccgtcgcagACGTGATCGAGGCTGGtcacgatggcgtcggcgaggaagaaCATCTCGGGAATATCCATGCGGCGGATGGCGCTGTCGTCGAGACTGCGCTCAAGCCACTGCGACGAAAACGTCTCGCTAAAGTTGGACGAGATGTTGCTGAGCTTGCGACCCAAGCTGCAGATTCGTTCGGCCCTGCTTTCTGTTAGCGCCAAAGGCGGACATGACGAATGATTACAAGAGATAATAGGCGACCTACGTCATGGGATTGGACTTGAACGGCATCGCCGAAGAACCAATCTGGCCGGCAACATGAGGCTCGTCCAAGACCTTGTCGTGGCAGAGGTGGCGGATGTCCTGCGGTCGTTAGCATGCGCCTTCATTCCCACCCGACCACGACGGGGGAACCAACAGTAGCGACGCGagtcgccgtggcgccgagCGCAGCCAGAGCGTTGGCAACACGAAGGTCGACCTTGCGGGTGTACGTCTGGGTGGAGATGTCGTAGCAGCCCTGGAAGCCGCTCTTGGCGCACAGCTTCTCGTTGAGCTGGTCGACCTTGCTCGCGTCGTTTTGGAAGAGCGCCAGGAACGAGGCCTGGGTGCCGGTCGTGCCCTGGGCGCCTCGGAACTTGAGGCCGGAGCGGACATACTCGatgtcctcgaggtcgaagacGAGGTCCTGGAGCcactgggcggcgcggcggcccagtGTGATGGGCTGGGCAGCCTGGTAGTGCCTATGCCTTCATGTTAGACTCGAGATGTACCGTAGGGATGAGGGGGGCGAGAGCTTGACGCACGTGAAGCCGAGAGTCGGGAGGTCCTTGTACTGGACAGCGAACTTGGACAGGGAGCTGATGGCACGGGCCAGCTTGGGGAGGAGCAGGTCCATGGCATCGCGGAGGAAGATGAGGTCGGCGTTATCAGTGACCTATGGAGGGTAAGTCATCCGTCTAGACGATTCGGCGGAGGGGACAGCGTCGGGGTGTTCGTACTGTCGCATGTCTGTCAGTCTTTCCGAGAGGATAGTCTCGCCGTGCTCTGGGGGGATTCACGTACCAAAGCAAGAggtggcgccgaggtggatGACACCCGCGGCAGCCGGGGCGTCCTTCTCCAGGGCGTGGATGTGCGCCATGACGTCGTGCCTCacgcgcttctcctcgtcggcggcgaccttgaaggcgtcgtcgctgacgacgaggttggcTCGGAtcgcgtcgagggcctcgttgGAGATCTtgtcgacgcccagctcctgctcggcctcggccagccagagccagagctGGCGCCACGTCGAGTAACGCTGGCGCGGGGTGAAGATCTTTCGCATCTCGCTACCtgtgcgtcgtcggggaCCGTCAGTCAGCCTGAttcgtctcgtcgtcttgcTAGGGCTTCCCCATGGCTTGCGTGCGGGTCTCGGCGGACGTACTGGTGTAGCGAGACACCAGAGGGGTCTGGTACTCGTCGAATGCGGACATCGTGAcaaccggcggcggccaatTGACGGGTTCCCGAGGAATGATGGGGTGTTGCAGGGCAATGAGTGTGTGTCGTGGTGAAGGTATCCGGGATTCCACAACGAGCTCAGCGAGAATCGGACGGCACGCAACGGATGGGCAAAAAATTCAACCCCACCACCCCGCCATTTGGTACGTACTCTGTATAGCGGGCAGGTGCAGCTACGAATAGTAAATATGGTAACGACGTCCAGGTGCTCCAGTTACTACACGGACTGACCTACAAGGGTACGGAATTTATTGATTCAACAGAGCGATGTGAGAGTCTCCATCCTCCCGGTCTCACCCGAACCAAATCATCTACGTACTGTCGTCGATGACAGACTCACGCTCGGTCTAAAACGACTCTGCCTCGGACCATGACCTGAACAATGTTGCGATCGTCTCCCGTCATGATGAACTTCTCAAACGTGGTTCGCAACGAATCACCGGCCTGCATCGGCGCGTTGACGCCGCCCCGGCACGCGCGcatgtcgacgagcagcgcgtcaAACTGCTTCCCGGGGTTCAGGTCTcccacggcgtcgccaaagccgacgacccgggcaccgccggccgtggccatgTGGAAGACCTGGTCCAGggacagcgcggcggcgccgtccctGGCGTCCAGAAAGTCGCGCGCAaacgaggcgacgagggcgtggcgcatggcgttgagcatggacgacgagtagccgccgcccgagtcggTCCCCAGGCCGACGTGGATGCCCTGCCCGAGGAATTCGCGTATCGGCGCGGCCATGAAGCCCCCGCCGACCGTCATGTTGGCCGTCGGGCAgtgcgcgacgccgcaccCGAGCTCGCTCAGGCGCCGCGTCTCGTACGGCGTCATGATGGTGCAGTGCGCGAGGATGGACCGGGGTCCCAGCAGCCCAAAGTGCTGGTAGAGGTCGGCCTCGTTGGCGAAGCCAGGGAACAGggaccgcgtcgccgccacctctTGCTCCGACTCGTTGAAGTGCGTCTGGATCGCCATGGTCgggtcctcggccgccatgtcgcccaGAGCCGCAAGGAGGCGGTCCTCGCACGAGATGGCGAAGCGCGGCGTGAGTACGGGCCGTATCATGCTGCCGCTGGGATCGATGCCGCGGATGTGGTCGATGCAGTCCCGCGTCACGCGCACCGACTCCTCGACGCTGGCATCGCGGTAGTAGTCCGGGGAGCCCCGGTTCATGTTGCACTTGCCCACCAGCGCCCTCTGGCCCTTGGCCAAGCACGTGTCGGCGAGTATTTGGGTTGCCTCGCCATGTAGGGAGCTGTAGTAGCTGGCCGTCGTGACTCCCTGGCGCAgcatgccgtcgacgagcgagcTGTACGCTGTCCTGGCGTGCTCGGGGTCCTCGAAGCGCGCCTCGTTGGGGAacgccgttgacgacagCCACTCGAGTATCTGCATCCCCTGCCCGAGCCCGCGGTGCAACCATTGGGGAGCATGGTTATGCGTGTCGACGAAGCCCGGAATGAGAAACTGGCCAGGGCAGAGCTCCGTGAGCCGGCAGTCGTccaggccgagcgcggcAAGCCTTGTAGCTACATCCTGCCGACTCACGCCCGCTTCTAGGCTCTTGATGATTCCATTGGCGTCGAccgcgaggagcgcgtcctcgaggatggcCAAGTCCTCTGGTCCGGTAGACTGGATGATGACGCCATGAAACGCCGCGGGCCGACTGTCTTGTCCGGCCATTTTGACTTGAAAAGCACTCGAGCTGCGGAGTAGCGGACTTGAGCTGTAGAGTGCCTGGTTTAGAGAACGGATGAAGGTGATTTTGATGCGTTGTGATGTGCCACGAACGAGGGGAACAGCGTGGAGCACCCGGAGCCGATGAAACATCAGTCAAGGCCCTCATCATCAGTCAGCCCTAGCTGGTCGAGTTGATTGATCTGCAGCCAAAtgccggccgaggcgtgTAGAAAGCCAGGACCCTAATGCACGCCTGCATGGTGAGCCTGCATGTCAACCAACCAGCCGCCAGACACCCAATATTGGGGCAACTCGGCATTGGCACGAAACGGAAAAGCCTGAGGGGTTGTCTTGACTTTGCAAGGTCACCAAGCACCGAGGGGAACAAATCCATCCGGACAAACCTCTCGCACCTCCCGTTAAAGTCCTCACCAAGGTCTGCAACCGGCTCACGGGATCGAATGCCCGGCTGGCTACCTTCCTGCGCACCATGCTTCTGGACCGTTGGGAGGCCATACGAGAGGATTAACTCACTCTCAACCTCGTTATCACGGACACTGATGGGCTTTGCGGTCGGGGCCACACCATGAAGGCGCCTGTCAGCAGGCTTTGGCCCGCACGGACACTGGACGGGTCTTGCCCGAATCTGATACAGGCCGAGAATGGCAAAGCCGATGCCAGCGAGGCTGCGCGCAATTGAGCCCATCGGAGGCTGTCGGGCTACGGCAGCGATTGAAGCTATCGCGGATTgccgggctgcagcggccgtTGAAGGTCTCTAAGGTGCGGAAATGGAGAAATGCATGTCTGTTAATAGTAATATGGACTCGTTTAACCATGAGGCGTTCGGCACATGAATCAAGCGGAATCTACGGTTGGAGAAGTCACGCTCCAGCCGGCTGGCCATGCCAATACGTACAAAGCACTTCCCGACGCCTCCTCGGTTGCCTCTCGGCCGTCATTGTACTGTGTGAAGCCTTTGGCATCTGACTTAGCCTGTATGGCGACGTTGATCGAACCGGCTTGTTTTGTCGACACCAGACCGCAGGTTTGTAGCTGGGTCGTGGCATTTGTACATGACGTTTTATTCGGAAAGCTTGAGATCGATATGGCGTGGCCTTGATCCGGCACGGTTGAGAAGAAAAGCCATGTTGAAGGAGTAGCCGTGATGAGAAACATGGGAGCCAAAGTTGGTGACATGGTGCGGGGTTGACCAGTTAGAACCGTCATCATCCAACATTGCCCAGGGAGATGCATCTGTGCCAAGTACAGTATCGGTTGGATGAGTTTCGTATGCCACCAAGTACATGATCCTGTCCAGCCAACGACTGGGTTCAATGTTTCGGCGGGACAGGAGTCTGCCTACCTACCATCAAAGCTGTGCTGGCTCGAACCAACAAGCATCACGGATGGATGCGTAGTCCGTCTGCCACGATcacaacacacacacctccCAAGTCAAGTCTTGACAGCACGCGTGTCTCGGCATACGAGtctgtcagtcagtcagccgTAGGCGCCCGCTCACTCTCCCCCCACCGGGTCAGAGGGCTCCCTCTCGCGAGTATGCCAACTAGTCGCCATGTAAGCCCCGGCTCGCACCGGAGAGCAGGAGCAGTTTACGTCGTTGGCGCTGGTGCGGGGGACGAGACAAAGGCTCTCCTAGCGTGAGTCGATCATTGTGAAAGCCCCTTTCTCCCCTATCTTTTGGAATCCCGTCAAGGCCACCCGGGAGCTTCGAGCCAGTGCAGCGATCGTTTGACATGAGTCGGCTGACGTATGGCTTAGCTGCTTGACGTGCCGAAGGAAAAAAGTCAAGTGCTCTGGAACGAGCCCGTGCTCCTACTGCGCGAAGCGGGACCTGGAGTGCAAAGTGTCTGAGCGTGGCCGGAGGAGGGTGTACTCTGTCGCGTACGGGCCTTCTGTCACCTTCAAAGTCCAAGACGGCCCCCGCTCACCACTGAGTACACAGCAGGATTAAGAACCTGGAGGCTCGCTTGGCCGCCTACGAGAGCTCCCCCCAGGGACAGGACGGCAGTATGCATTTCAACAATGAATCGTCATGCTTTCTTATACTGACGCGAGTGTCACCATCTTGAAGATCTGGAGGCTGAGACGTACATGGACAGCGAGTCCCTGGAAAAGCAATCGCGTACGGCCGGCCCTGTTTGTGCATCAGTACCAACTACGCAGATGGAGAATGCACCGTCTGGCGAAGCCTCGGGCCCGTCTTTTGGGGAAACTCGCCAGTTGTCGACCGTCAACGTGCACACGGAGCCGTCAGAGCCATTGTCAGGCTCAAGTGAGTAGCAGGAATAGAACATAAAGCTACACGTAAAACGAAGCCTCTGACAATCTACTTTGCGCAGCTATTTCGGCGGATTCTTCACTGAACTCGAGCTACGCATTCGGCTCGCGGGTGCAAAGGCTGCTTCagggctcgagggcgacacCACACCGAGGTGGTGATTCCGACTGTCTTCCGCGCGAGCTTGACCGGTTCTCAAGCTCCGGTACCTGCATCTTCGACCTGCCGTCCTTTCcaatggaggaggaggaggcgcgggaGCTGTTGGAGACGTAGGTGTTTTACATCGGCTACACCCAGAATCACGTCGACGTGCGCGAGATTTCCGACACGATCGGCCTGCTGTTTGCCAATAAACCAGGACCCCGCGGTTACTGGGAGCTTGTGGACGCTTGAGATTCTGCTCATCTGCGCCCACGCAAGGCTGTTCAGGGGTGATTTTGGTGGCGGTGCACATGCCGCTGATGTATTCCCAGGCTACTCGCTCTTCAGCCACGGTTGCGACAGTATTCCTTCTCTCAGTCAGCTTTACTCGTTTGGTCGACCTGGAGTAGAGGTTCTGGCCCTGGTTGCCGTGTACCTCGTGAACATCAACCGCAGGGAAGAGGCCTACGTCTATGTCTGTATCAGCGTTCCCGACTTCTCCTTAGAGAGTATTTGGCGCTAAGAAACTGACCATCTGCAGATCAGTACCGCCTCGCGACTCGCCATCTCGCATGGATTTCACAAAAAGTCTCCAAACTCTCGCCTTCTCCCATCCGAGGTCAACCACATTAACCGTCTATGGTGGTCCGTCTACTTACAAGAGAGGTGAAGCAAAACCAACGCCATTAGCACCCAACATGAAATCCATCCAGAGCTGACGAGGACAGACGCTTGGCCGCAGCCACCGGACACCCGTCTGGAATCAGCGACAGCGTTATAGAGCAGGACCTTCCCACGGACTGTATTGGCTTCACTCCAGCGGCGCCCATGAGGACCAGCATAAAACTAGCTCGGATCTacggcctcatcatcacgggTACTGTTGTACATCAGCCCTTTACAACATGATCTGTGCTGATCGGTTGGTGGACGAAGTACTTTACGGGTCTGTtctccaagaagaagcaacCTTTGTCTCTAGAGTCCAGGAGATTGTCAAAAGCCTCTATGACGTCTCTGATGAGATACCGGTGGAGCTCGCGACGGGATTTCCGATGCTTAGCCACGACGTGTCTTTGAGAATCTCGGGGGCGCTTCACCTGATATTCTACCACGTGAGAGATGGTCTAATCCCTACCGTATTGTCGTGTTCTGATACAGAGCGTGCTGGTCCCAGGCCCTTTTGCTCACGATTCGGCCTGTTATGCTTCACATGGCTCAGCTAATCCTGAGCGGAAAGGCACCACGCTCGGAGACGTTGTACGCTTCGCCCATTGGAAAGCTATGCAAAACGTGCACAGAAGCCGCGAGAAGACTGTTGGAAGTACTCATGACTCTACGCCAGCACAAATTCATCAGTACGTTGTCTTCTGCCTTTTCTGTATCAAGGGCGCTCGGCTAACGCGTCATCCACTCGGAGCGCTTTTCGGATTCTTTGACCTTGACGGCATGTCTT from Purpureocillium takamizusanense chromosome 4, complete sequence includes the following:
- a CDS encoding Guanine deaminase (COG:F~COG:Q~EggNog:ENOG503NU83~MEROPS:MER0037714); protein product: MAGQDSRPAAFHGVIIQSTGPEDLAILEDALLAVDANGIIKSLEAGVSRQDVATRLAALGLDDCRLTELCPGQFLIPGFVDTHNHAPQWLHRGLGQGMQILEWLSSTAFPNEARFEDPEHARTAYSSLVDGMLRQGVTTASYYSSLHGEATQILADTCLAKGQRALVGKCNMNRGSPDYYRDASVEESVRVTRDCIDHIRGIDPSGSMIRPVLTPRFAISCEDRLLAALGDMAAEDPTMAIQTHFNESEQEVAATRSLFPGFANEADLYQHFGLLGPRSILAHCTIMTPYETRRLSELGCGVAHCPTANMTVGGGFMAAPIREFLGQGIHVGLGTDSGGGYSSSMLNAMRHALVASFARDFLDARDGAAALSLDQVFHMATAGGARVVGFGDAVGDLNPGKQFDALLVDMRACRGGVNAPMQAGDSLRTTFEKFIMTGDDRNIVQVMVRGRVVLDRA
- a CDS encoding uncharacterized protein (COG:K~EggNog:ENOG503NYUZ) yields the protein MPTSRHVSPGSHRRAGAVYVVGAGAGDETKALLACLTCRRKKVKCSGTSPCSYCAKRDLECKVSERGRRRVYSVARIKNLEARLAAYESSPQGQDGNLEAETYMDSESLEKQSRTAGPVCASVPTTQMENAPSGEASGPSFGETRQLSTVNVHTEPSEPLSGSTISADSSLNSSYAFGSRVQRLLQGSRATPHRGGDSDCLPRELDRFSSSGTCIFDLPSFPMEEEEARELLET
- the ADE13_1 gene encoding Adenylosuccinate lyase (COG:F~EggNog:ENOG503NU0G) — encoded protein: MDLLLPKLARAISSLSKFAVQYKDLPTLGFTHYQAAQPITLGRRAAQWLQDLVFDLEDIEYVRSGLKFRGAQGTTGTQASFLALFQNDASKVDQLNEKLCAKSGFQGCYDISTQTYTRKVDLRVANALAALGATATRVATDIRHLCHDKVLDEPHVAGQIGSSAMPFKSNPMTAERICSLGRKLSNISSNFSETFSSQWLERSLDDSAIRRMDIPEMFFLADAIVTSLDHVCDGLVVFPAVINSQLMQELPYMASEEILIRMVNHGASRQVAHEEIRLLSREAAYHVKMEGGSNDLIERIKRTDFFKPIWGEVDGLMDPRLFIGRCAEQVERYAGAGGVVDKHLERYRQYIQSSKTTQLAV
- the ADE13_2 gene encoding Adenylosuccinate lyase (COG:F~EggNog:ENOG503NU0G); translation: MSAFDEYQTPLVSRYTSSEMRKIFTPRQRYSTWRQLWLWLAEAEQELGVDKISNEALDAIRANLVVSDDAFKVAADEEKRVRHDVMAHIHALEKDAPAAAGVIHLGATSCFGT